One window from the genome of Yarrowia lipolytica chromosome 1B, complete sequence encodes:
- a CDS encoding uncharacterized protein (Compare to YALI0B19624g, similar to Saccharomyces cerevisiae PEX3 (YDR329C); ancestral locus Anc_5.372, similar to uniprot|Q874C0 Yarrowia lipolytica Pex3p), with protein sequence MLQSLNRNKKRLAVSTGLIAVAYVVISYTTKRLIEKQEQKLEEERAKERLKQLFAQTQNEAAFHTASVLPQLCEQIMEFVAVEKIAEQLQNMRAEKRKKQNMDDDKHSVLSLGTETTASMADGQKMSKIQLWDELKIESLTRIVTLIYCVSLLNYLIRLQTNIVGRKRYQNEAGPAGATYDMSLEQCYTWLLTRGWKSVVDNVRRSVQQVFTGVNPRQNLSLDEFATLLKRVQTLVNSPPYSTTPNTFLTSLLPPRELEQLRLEKEKQSLSPNYTYGSPLKDLVFESAQHIQSPQGMSSFRAIIDQSFKVFLEKVNESQYVNPPSTGGKRIAVGALQPPIISGGPKKVKLASLLSVATRQSSVISHAQPNPYVDAINSVAEYNGLCAVIYSSFEQ encoded by the exons ATGCTTCAGTCGCTCAACCGAAACAAGAAACGGCTGGCCGTGTCGACCGGCCTCATCGCCGTGGCCTACGTGGTCATAAGCTATACCACAAAGCGGCTCATCGAGAAGCAGGAACAGAAGCTCGAAGAGGAGCGTGCTAAGGAGAG actcaAACAACTGTTtgcacagacacagaatGAGGCAGCGTTCCATACGGCGTCAGTGCTTCCCCAGCTATGCGAACAAATCATGGAGTTTGTGGCTGTCGAGAAGATCGCcgaacagctccagaacaTGCGTGCGGAGAAGCGCAAGAAACAGAACatggacgacgacaagcACTCGGTGCTGTCGCTAGGCACAGAGACGACGGCCAGCATGGCAGACGGCCAGAAAATGAGCAAGATTCAGCTGTgggacgagctcaagattGAGTCGCTCACCCGAATCGTCACTCTCATTTACTGCGTGTCTCTGCTCAACTACCTCATCCGACTGCAGACGAACATTGTGGGACGAAAGCGATACCAGAACGAGGCTGGACCTGCGGGAGCCACATACGACATGTCACTGGAACAATGTTACACGTGGCTGCTCACCCGAGGATGGAAGTCGGTGGTGGATAATGTGCGACGGTCAGTTCAACAGGTTTTTACTGGCGTCAACCCGCGGCAGAACCTGTCTCTTGACGAGTTTGCTACTCTTCTCAAGCGTGTACAGACTCTCGTCAACTCCCCACCctactccaccacccctaATACGTTCCTTACATCGCTCCTGCCACCTAGAGAACTGGAGCAGCTGAGGctcgaaaaagaaaagcaAAGTCTGTCACCCAACTACACTTACGGCTCGCCTCTCAAGGATCTCGTATTTGAGTCAGCTCAACACATTCAGTCGCCACAGGGAATGTCATCTTTCCGAGCCATCATTGACCAGAGCTTCAAGGTCTTTCTGGAAAAGGTGAACGAGAGCCAGTACGTCAACCCACCGTCCACAGGCGGAAAGCGTATTGCTGTGGGCGCGCTACAGCCTCCCATAATCTCTGGAGGCCCCAAGAAGGTGAAACTGGCGTCCCTGCTATCTGTGGCCACACGACAGTCGTCTGTGATTTCTCATGCCCAGCCCAACCCCTACGTTGACGCAATCAACAGCGTTGCAGAGTACAATGGGCTGTGCGCCGTGATTTACAGCAGCTTTGAACAATAG
- a CDS encoding uncharacterized protein (Compare to YALI0B19646g, similar to Saccharomyces cerevisiae MBA1 (YBR185C); ancestral locus Anc_8.561, weakly similar to uniprot|P38300 Saccharomyces cerevisiae YBR185c MBA1 respiratory chain assembly protein singleton): protein MIHNMASRRLVVRPFNMAGHLRATYAPVRFASNNASKSQRLELKHIGIMNEPIIPLSHAPWTNPKGLVKHFYRRMYAFVVNTFNVAQYRLKTKKKPRFTEWKNDAILNYIAVNKAFAARELESVDDKMNTWVKKALVERSKTLPDDVKFQYGPIEFSKVPKVVNFTYLPLPNHAPGITLIIYRFDMTQKILRSQRRSDEVKTTTKKSTEYIGCVYDNTYSPAKCLLAGTVFESPIDIPLPDPDMSDERVVIQSMHDKGDIFREPKAIKA from the coding sequence ATGATCCATAATATGGCCTCCAGACGGCTGGTGGTCCGGCCGTTCAACATGGCCGGCCACCTGCGAGCCACATACGCCCCCGTGCGATTTGCATCAAACAACGCCTCCAAGAGCCAGCGTCTTGAGCTCAAGCACATTGGTATCATGAATGAGCCCATTATCCCCCTGTCCCATGCCCCCTGGACCAACCCAAAGGGTCTGGTGAAGCACTTCTACCGACGAATGTACGCCTTTGTTGTTAACACATTCAACGTGGCACAGTACCgtctcaagaccaagaagaagccccGTTTCACAGAGTGGAAGAACGACGCTATTCTCAACTACATTGCCGTCAACAAGGCCTTTGCTGCTCGAGAGCTTGAGTCTGTTGATGACAAGATGAACACCTGggtcaagaaggctctTGTCGAGCGATCCAAGACTCTCCCCGACGACGTCAAGTTCCAGTACGGCCCCATTGAGTTTTCCAAGGTCCCCAAGGTGGTCAACTTCACCTACCTGCCCCTGCCCAACCACGCCCCTGGTATCACTCTCATCATCTATCGATTTGACATGACCCAGAAAATTCTTCGGTCCCAGCGACGATCTGATGAGGTCAAGACCACCACTAAGAAGTCCACCGAGTACATTGGCTGTGTCTACGACAACACGTACTCGCCCGCCAAGTGCCTGCTGGCCGGAACCGTGTTCGAGTCCCCCATTGATATCCCTCTGCCCGACCCTGACATGTCTGATGAGCGAGTTGTCATCCAGTCCATGCACGACAAGGGAGACATTTTCCGAGAACCCAAGGCTATTAAGGCTTAA
- a CDS encoding uncharacterized protein (Compare to YALI0B19580g, similar to Saccharomyces cerevisiae YOL057W; ancestral locus Anc_3.171, similar to uniprot|Q08225 Saccharomyces cerevisiae YOL057W Probable dipeptidyl-peptidase III (EC 3.4.14.4)), with the protein MLRRLSSAVPHRLGQVQKHLTTFNRLLSTSSSTNMSLNDTKAPHIQLAIKDHFDALSDTEKKYAHHFSRASHLGTRVVLRQVSPESEDIYNLILAIAEAVNQDYSKLESESVSKEDVRSFLEYSSQFLSNLGNFKSFGDAKFVPRLERAKFATIAATADQTANFDKVADAIYSTDKTLLGFLDKGHVTAYYGGDITEDEITKINDFCASKTIYPENTRVWKTGPKQFELRIASADTGIAQDTQFDPSYEIPDVGTLKLAYGDSKNEFAQISEEMAAAGKNAANHVQEQMIAAYVDSFKTGSMAAHRESQKFWVKDLGPAVETNIGFIETYRDPAGVRGEWEGLVAVVNKERTKKFGALVEGAKEYVSQLPWDAEFEKDVFTPPDFLSLEVLTFAGSGIPAGINIPNYDDIRLTVGFKNVSLGNILSSKSSNEKITFLKDEDLPLFEQLKGPAFEVQVGIHELLGHGTGKLLSQERDGTFNYDNANPPIDPNTGEKITTYYKAGETWGSVFGAMAGSYEECRAECVAMYLLTNKKLLEIFGHTGQEADDVIYIGYLLMARAGLLALEFWDPATRKWGQPHMQARYSIMRSFVDCGAVELKSTKPDFSDLTIVLDRSKIPAAQKAVGEYLNKLHIYKCSADFEKGSALYNATTNVSEEMAAYREIVMDSKQPRRIFVQPNTVLREGKVELVEYEASEEGNIKSFLERRV; encoded by the coding sequence ATGCTTCGCCGCTTGAGTAGTGCCGTGCCCCATCGTCTaggacaagtacaaaaGCACCTGACCACTTTCAACCGTCTTCTCTCTACCTCATCCTCTACAAATATGTCTCTCAACGACACCAAAGCACCCCACATCCAGCTCGCTATCAAGGATCACTTTGATGCTCTGTCCGACACTGAGAAGAAGTACGCCCACCACTTCTCTCGAGCCTCACATCTCGGAACCAGAGTTGTACTCAGACAGGTTTCGCCCGAGTCCGAGGACATCTACAACCTGATTCTGGCCATCGCTGAGGCTGTCAATCAGGACTACTCCAAGCTCGAGTCGGAGTCAGTGTCCAAGGAAGACGTTCGATCCTTCCTGGAGTACTCGTCCCAGTTCCTGTCCAACCTCGGAAACTTCAAGTCCTTTGGAGATGCCAAGTTTGTTCCTCGACTGGAACGTGCCAAGTTCGCCACCATTGCTGCCACCGCCGACCAGACCGCCAACTTCGACAAGGTGGCCGACGCCATCTACTCCACCGACAAGACCCTGCTGGGCTTCCTGGACAAgggccacgtgaccgcgTACTACGGCGGCGACATCACTGAAGACGAAATCACAAAGATCAACGACTTCTGCGCCTCTAAGACCATCTACCCCGAAAACACCCGGGTGTGGAAGACTGGCCCCAAGCAATTTGAGCTGCGAATCGCCTCGGCTGATACCGGCATCGCCCAGGATACCCAGTTCGATCCCTCCTACGAGATTCCCGATGTTGGAACCCTCAAGCTGGCCTACGGAGACTCCAAGAACGAGTTTGCCCAGATCTCCGAGGAgatggctgctgctggaaagaACGCTGCCAATCACGTTCAGGAGCAGATGATCGCCGCCTACGTTGACTCCTTCAAGACTGGCTCCATGGCTGCTCACCGAGAGTCCCAGAAGTTCTGGGTCAAGGACCTGGGTCCGGCTGTTGAGACCAACATTGGTTTCATCGAGACCTACCGAGACCCCGCTGGTGTGCGAGGCGAATGGGAGGGTCTTGTGGCTGtcgtcaacaaggagcgaaCCAAGAAGTTTGGCGCTCTCGTTGAGGGGGCCAAGGAGTACGTTTCCCAGCTGCCCTGGGACGCCGAGTTCGAGAAGGACGTTTTCACTCCTCCGGATTtcctgtctctggaggtTCTCACTTTCGCCGGTTCAGGTATTCCCGCCGGAATCAACATTCCTAACTACGATGATATCCGTCTGACTGTTGGTTTTAAGAACGTGTCTCTGGGCAACATTCTGTCGTCCAAGTCCAGCAACGAGAAGATCACCTTCCTTAAGGATGAGGACCTGCCTctgtttgagcagctcaagggtCCCGCCTTTGAGGTCCAGGTCGGTATCCACGAGCTTCTGGGCCATGGTACCGGTAAGCTGCTTTCTCAGGAGCGAGACGGCACTTTCAACTACGACAACGCCAACCCTCCCATCGACCCCAACACCGGTGAGAAAATCACCACCTACTACAAGGCCGGCGAGACCTGGGGCAGCGTGTTTGGTGCCATGGCCGGCTCCTACGAGGAGTGCCGAGCCGAGTGTGTGGCCATGTACCTGctcaccaacaagaagctgctggagatcTTTGGTCATACCGGACAGGAGGCCGATGATGTCATCTACATTGGCTACCTGCTCATGGCTCGTGCCGGTCTGCTGGCCCTTGAGTTCTGGGACCCTGCTACCCGAAAGTGGGGCCAGCCTCATATGCAGGCACGATACTCCATTATGCGAAGCTTCGTTGATTGCGGCGCCGTGGAGCTCAAGTCCACCAAGCCCGACTTCTCGGATCTGACCATTGTGCTTGATCGATCTAAGATCCCCGCTGCCCAGAAGGCCGTGGGCGAGtacctcaacaagctgcaTATCTACAAGTGCTCCGCCGACTTTGAGAAGGGCTCTGCTCTGTACAacgccaccaccaacgTCTCCGAGGAGATGGCTGCATACCGGGAGATAGTTATGGACTCGAAGCAGCCCCGACGAATCTTTGTGCAGCCCAACACTGTGCTGAGGGAAGGCAAGGTCGAGCTGGTTGAGTATGAGGCCTCCGAGGAGGGCAACATCAAGTCTTTCCTTGAGCGCCGTGTCTAA
- a CDS encoding uncharacterized protein (Compare to YALI0B19558g, similar to uniprot|Q12009 Saccharomyces cerevisiae YDL201w strong similarity to probable methyltransferase related protein Neurospora crassa singleton, similar to Saccharomyces cerevisiae TRM8 (YDL201W); ancestral locus Anc_8.448): MLKRDQSEMDIEAETANMGKEEKESFVHKRQKYRQEQEEKRLAAKKGVSFEQPEDGEIKLPKKRYYRQRAHSNPFSDHQLEYPESPADMDWDVLYPNRKEGQKVEVADIGCGFGGLLVALSPQLPNQLILGMEIRVQVTNYVEDRIVALRHQNKETDGYQNISVLRGNAMKFLPNFFEKGQLSKIFFCFPDPHFKQRKHKARIVTTTLCSEYAYVVRPGGIVYTITDVKDLHEWMVKHLAAHPLFERLTKEEEDADPCVATMLVETEEGKKVARNEGDKFVACFRRKENPEW; this comes from the coding sequence ATGTTGAAACGAGATCAGAGCGAAATGGACATTGAGGCGGAGACTGCTAACATGGgaaaggaggagaaggaatCCTTTGTGCACAAGCGACAAAAGTACCGACaagagcaggaggagaagcgactGGCAGCCAAGAAGGGAGTATCCTTCGAGCAGCCCGAGGACGGCGAGATCAAGCTCCCCAAGAAGCGATACTACAGACAGCGAGCTCATTCGAATCCCTTCTCTGACCATCAGCTGGAGTATCCCGAGTCGCCCGCCGACATGGACTGGGACGTACTTTACCCCAACCGAAAGGAAGGCCAGAAGGTCGAGGTGGCAGACATTGGATGTGGATTCGGAGGCTTGCTGGTTGCTCTCTCCCCCCAGCTGCCCAACCAGCTGATCCTGGGAATGGAGATCCGAGTGCAGGTTACTAACTACGTGGAGGACCGAATTGTGGCTCTTCGACACCAGAACAAGGAGACCGACGGCTATCAGAACATCAGTGTTCTGCGAGGCAACGCTATGAAGTTCCTGCCCAACTTCTTCGAAAAAGGCCAGCTGTCCAagatcttcttctgcttccCCGATCCTCACTTCAAGCAGCGAAAACACAAGGCTCGAAtcgtcaccaccaccctgTGCTCCGAGTACGCCTATGTTGTGCGACCTGGAGGAATCGTCtacaccatcaccgacgTTAAGGATCTGCACGAGTGGATGGTCAAGCATTTGGCCGCTCACCCTCTATTTGAGCGactgaccaaggaggaggaggacgcTGATCCTTGTGTGGCCACCATGCTGGtcgagaccgaggagggcaagaaggtggCCCGAAACGAGGGAGATAAGTTTGTTGCATGCTTCCGACGAAAGGAGAACCCTGAGTGGTAA
- a CDS encoding uncharacterized protein (Compare to YALI0B19470g, similar to uniprot|P36035 Saccharomyces cerevisiae YKL217w JEN1 carboxylic acid transporter protein singleton) produces the protein MPITVSQEVTETAPEVSWAATKTYLGSRVSTLKPPKLSAQEKRCLNPIYVLRQLGKKQWLFFSVAILGWIWDAFDYFSVSQTATEIAKDLDMSVADITWGLSIVLMLRSIGAIIFGLASDRFGRKWPFIVNIAIFSILELGTGFVQTYTQFLALRALFGIAMGGMFGNAAATALEDCPPEARGLISGFLQAGYDIGNLLCVIFTRAIVPNSKHGWRALFWFGAGPPILIMVFRAFLPETDTYIASRINKEDNSTVEIDPETGLHMQPAQKVGTWASIVIFIKGVGHTLKVHWLMFTYLVVMMAGFNFMAHGSQDLYPTLLKNQLKFSIDRSTVTNAVATLGALSGQVTIGHLSNVFGRRLSVIISCVIGGALIYPWAFSGGGAGINASVFFLQFFVGCWGIVPIHLSELTPPALRTSLVGVAYQLGNLASAASSTIEAKIGERFPILDEHGNHLPEEYDYGKVMAIFMGCVFAFTMIVMFLGPEKRGSDLCAPQYEVTDAQTAAGDEKFEDKEKVEEVAIERIDTNLTR, from the coding sequence ATGCCCATCACAGTTTCACAAGAAGTGACGGAAACAGCCCCCGAGGTATCTTGGGCCGCCACCAAGACCTACCTGGGCTCCCGTGTCTCTACCCTCAAACCTCCCAAGTTGTCTGCTCAAGAAAAACGTTGCCTGAATCCCATCTACGTGCTGCGTCAGCTCGGCAAGAAACAGTGGCTCTTTTTCTCCGTGGCCATCCTGGGCTGGATCTGGGACGCCTTCGATTACTTCTCTGTGTCTCAGACTGCGACCGAGATCGCCAAGGATCTCGACATGTCTGTGGCGGACATCACCTGGGGTCTTTCTATTGTGCTCATGCTGCGTTCGATCGGAGCCATCATCTTCGGTCTGGCCTCCGATCGATTCGGACGTAAGTGGCCCTTCATCGTCAACATTGCCATTTTCTCCATTCTGGAGCTAGGAACCGGCTTTGTGCAAACCTACACCCAGTTTCTGGCTTTGCGTGCACTGTTTGGAATCGCCATGGGCGGCATGTTTGGCAACGCTGCCGCCACTGCCCTGGAAGACTGTCCCCCCGAGGCTAGAGGTCTGATCTCAGGATTCCTCCAGGCAGGCTACGATATCGGCAACCTGCTCTGTGTGATTTTCACCCGAGCAATCGTTCCCAACTCCAAACATGGCTGGAGAGCCCTCTTCTGGTTCGGAGCTGGCCCTCCTATTCTCATCATGGTCTTCCGAGCATTCCTGCCCGAAACCGATACCTATATTGCCTCCCGAATCAACAAGGAAGACAACAGCACCGTGGAAATCGATCCTGAGACCGGCCTTCACATGCAGCCCGCCCAGAAGGTGGGAACCTGGGCCTCCATTGTCATTTTCATCAAGGGTGTCGGACACACACTCAAGGTCCACTGGCTTATGTTCACCTACCTGGTTGTCATGATGGCCGGTTTCAACTTTATGGCCCATGGCTCTCAAGATCTATATCCCACCTTGCTAAAAAACCAGCTCAAGTTCTCCATTGACCGGTCTACTGTCACCAACGCTGTTGCCACTCTCGGTGCTCTTTCGGGCCAGGTGACTATCGGCCATCTTTCCAACGTCTTTGGTCGGCGACTTTCTGTGATCATCTCCTGCGTCATTGGAGGAGCTCTCATCTACCCCTGGGCCTTCTCTGGCGGAGGAGCCGGTATCAACGCctctgtcttcttcttgcagTTCTTTGTTGGCTGCTGGGGTATCGTTCCCATCCACCTGTCAGAGCTGACTCCTCCTGCCCTGCGAACCTCGCTTGTCGGTGTCGCCTACCAGCTCGGTAACCTGGCGTCTGCTGCATCTTCCACTATTGAGGCCAAAATCGGAGAGCGGTTCCCTATTCTCGATGAGCACGGAAACCACCTCCCTGAGGAGTATGATTACGGCAAAGTCATGGCCATTTTCATGGGCTGCGTGTTTGCCTTCACCATGATCGTCATGTTCCTGGGACCCGAGAAGCGAGGCTCCGACCTGTGTGCTCCTCAGTACGAGGTTACCGACGCCCAGACAGCCGCTGGAGACGAGAAGTTCgaagacaaggagaaggtcgAGGAAGTTGCCATCGAACGAATCGACACCAATCTCACTCGTTAA
- a CDS encoding uncharacterized protein (Compare to YALI0B19602g, similar to Saccharomyces cerevisiae PHD1 (YKL043W) and SOK2 (YMR016C); ancestral locus Anc_2.564, similar to uniprot|Q9Y7W9 Yarrowia lipolytica Mycelial growth factor-1), with product MSPKTPVAHPHRPYSSYNSLKHHQANNPPPHYPQHYPSPPSLTTSPHDKMEEGQRDIWYYEDDSQQQQQQQPSQIQHAQQQQQPPQTPSNPHNPLMPPSQPQLSQGHPHRQSQPLVPPSRHSSSSSSEAQAGSAGGVAHSAAAAAAAAQYAPFRARITTTLWEDEGTLCFQVEARGVCVARREDNNMINGTKLLNVVGMTRGRRDGILKTEKIRHVVKIGAMHLKGVWIPYERALAFAQRERIVDVLYPLFVSDIKELLYHPVNYSRTALVLAVAERRKIEQQRLQQLQEIHAGMDTQLLTQGVAQPGVQQQGAQVAGQPQITPSASTPYSQYQTPPQSQMTMGQYQSSQHSQQQQQPGTLGQPITTGDPYPLPSLPSTHENNMRHAQIYYHQQYGYPSDQSLPPPLRLHQPQPGQTPQQQPQQPQHQQQPQHQQQQLPPPPHYGTPGNYGS from the coding sequence ATGTCTCCCAAAACACCCGTAGCTCACCCCCACCGCCCATACTCATCATACAACTCCCTCAAACATCATCAAGCCAACAACCCGCCTCCGCATTACCCTCAGCACTATCCAAGTCCCCCAAGCCTAACCACGAGCCCCCATGACAAGATGGAAGAGGGGCAGAGAGACATATGGTACTATGAAGATGACtcccagcagcaacagcaacagcagccttcccagatccagcatgcccagcagcagcagcagcctcctcaaactccttcAAACCCCCATAACCCTCTGATGCCCCCGTCTCAGCCCCAACTGTCCCAGGGACACCCTCATCGGCAATCCCAGCCCCTGGTGCCGCCTTCCAGACACTCGTCTTCCAGTTCATCCGAAGCCCAGGCCGGATCAGCTGGGGGCGTGGCTCACTCGGCAGCCGCAGCGGCCGCAGCAGCCCAGTACGCTCCATTCAGAGCTCGAATAACCACTACTTTGTGGGAAGATGAAGGGACGCTGTGCTTCCAGGTTGAAGCACGAGGCGTGTGCGTGGCTCGTCGAGAAGATAACAACATGATCAATGGCACAAAGCTGCTCAATGTGGTGGGAATGACTCGAGGCCGGCGGGATGGCATTCTCAAGACGGAGAAAATCAGACACGTGGTCAAAATTGGCGCCATGCATCTCAAGGGCGTGTGGATTCCGTATGAGCGAGCGCTGGCGTTTGCTCAACGGGAACGGATCGTTGACGTGTTGTAccctctgtttgtgtccgaCATTAAAGAACTGCTCTACCACCCTGTCAACTACTCGCGGACAGCCCTGGTTCTGGCGGTCGCCGAGCGGCGTAAAATCGAACAACAACGACTTCAACAATTGCAGGAGATCCACGCCGGCATGGACACCCAGCTATTGACCCAGGGAGTTGCTCAGCCGGGAGTCCAGCAACAGGGTGCTCAGGTCGCTGGCCAACCTCAGATCACCCCTTCCGCTTCCACTCCTTACTCTCAGTATCAAACCCCTCCCCAGTCCCAGATGACCATGGGACAATACCAGTCTTCGCAGCActcgcagcagcagcaacagcctgGGACACTTGGCCAGCCCATCACCACCGGAGACCCCTACCCCCTCCCGTCGCTTCCCTCGACACATGAAAACAACATGCGCCATGCCCAAATTTACTATCATCAACAATACGGCTACCCTTCCGACCAGTCTCTGCCACCGCCCTTGCGCCTTCACCAGCCCCAGCCCGGCCAGACTccccaacaacagccgcagcagccgcagcatcaacagcaaccgcagcatcaacagcagcaattgcctcctcctccgcaTTACGGGACCCCCGGAAACTACGGTAGCTAA
- a CDS encoding uncharacterized protein (Compare to YALI0B19492g, similar to uniprot|P19145 Saccharomyces cerevisiae YKR039w Gap1 general amino acid permease) — METEKTFTTTTVDSDPDTHGEVVVNTKKMNAWQRFKDGFGPADVSHIDTEGLTPMEIAALKTANAPLNRGLKGRHLQMIAIGGSIGTGLFVGSGASLATGGPAALLIAYGIIGCMLLCTVHALGELAVAFPVSGAFSTYFTRFIDPAWGFAMGWNYTLLWFAILPLELVAASITVEYWNEQNGTNINPAAWISLFWALIAGINLFGVKGYGEAEFVFSIIKVAAVIGFIIMGIVFVCGGGPKGYDYDKYIGGSMWQNPGAFAHGFKGVCSVFVTAAFAFAGTELVGLAAAETEDPRKMLPTATKQVFWRICLFYLISLTLVGLLVRFDDPRLLNGTSNVDIKASPFVIAILNAGVKGLPSVMNVVIMIAVLSVGNASVYGFSRTIAAMALRGEAPAFWGYIDKNGRPIYGIFAVLAFGLFAFIAAASADIRNKVFMWLLALSGLSSILVWGSINLAHIRFRQALKFRGRDTSELTFVAGFGVWGSVFGLTLNCLVLVAQFWIALYPIGGEPNAEAFFAAYLAAPIVIVFWIFWKVWKRPPFLKVSDLDIDTGRRDTDLDRVRAETTAEREYIASRNFFYRVYKFWC; from the coding sequence ATGGAAACCGAAAAAACATTTACAACGACCACGGTCGACTCCGATCCCGACACCCATGGAGAGGTCGTGGTCAACACAAAGAAGATGAACGCGTGGCAGCGGTTCAAGGACGGCTTTGGCCCAGCTGATGTGTCCCACATTGACACTGAGGGCTTGACTCCTATGGAGATTGCCGCTCTCAAAACCGCCAATGCTCCTCTTAATAGAGGTCTCAAGGGCCGTCATCTGCAGATGATTGCCATTGGAGGTTCGATTGGAACCGGTCTGTTCGTCGGATCGGGAGCTTCACTTGCCACTGGCGGCCCCGCAGCTCTCCTCATCGCCTACGGTATCATTGGATGCATGTTGTTGTGCACCGTCCATGCCCTGGGAGAGCTGGCTGTTGCCTTCCCCGTCTCTGGTGCCTTCTCCACTTATTTCACACGATTTATTGATCCTGCTTGGGGATTCGCCATGGGCTGGAACTACACCCTGCTGTGGTTTGCCATTCTGCCTCTGGAACTTGTAGCTGCCTCCATTACCGTGGAGTATTGGAACGAGCAGAACGGCACCAATATCAACCCTGCCGCGTGGATCAGTCTCTTCTGGGCCCTCATTGCAGGAATCAACCTCTTTGGAGTCAAGGGATATGGAGAAGCCGAGTTTGTtttctccatcatcaaggtgGCCGCCGTCATTGGcttcatcatcatgggTATCGTCTTTGTGTGTGGAGGTGGACCCAAGGGGTACGATTACGACAAATACATTGGAGGTAGCATGTGGCAGAATCCCGGAGCCTTCGCCCATGGCTTCAAGGGTGTGTGTTCTGTCTTTGTCACTGCCGCCTTCGCCTTTGCCGGTACTGAACTGGTTggtctggctgctgctgagactGAAGACCCCCGAAAAATGCTCCCCACCGCCACCAAGCAGGTCTTCTGGCGAATCTGTCTCTTCTACCTCATTTCTCTGACTCTGGTCGGTCTTCTGGTGCGATTCGACGACCCCCGGCTCCTCAACGGAACCTCCAACGTCGACATCAAGGCTTCTCCTTTTGTCATTGCCATTCTGAATGCCGGAGTCAAGGGCCTGCCCTCCGTCATGAATGTGGTCATTATGATTGCCGTGCTTTCTGTCGGAAATGCCTCGGTGTACGGCTTCTCTAGAACAATTGCCGCCATGGCTCTGCGAGGAGAAGCCCCTGCCTTCTGGGGTTACATTGACAAGAACGGCCGTCCCATTTACGGCATTTTTGCCGTGCTGGCCTTTGGTCTGTTCGCCTTCATTGCGGCTGCTTCTGCCGATATTCGAAACAAGGTCTTTATGTGGCTGCTGGCTCTGTCTGGCCTGTCTTCGATTCTTGTCTGGGGCTCCATTAACCTTGCCCACATTCGGTTCCGACAGGCTCTCAAGTTCCGAGGCCGAGATACTTCCGAGCTGACTTTTGTGGCCGGCTTTGGTGTCTGGGGTTCCGTCTTCGGCCTTACCCTCAACTGCTTGGTACTCGTAGCCCAGTTCTGGATCGCCCTGTATCCTATTGGAGGCGAGCCCAACGCTGAGGCCTTCTTTGCCGCCTACCTGGCTGCTCCCATCGTCATTGTtttctggatcttctggaagGTGTGGAAGCGACCTCCCTTCCTCAAGGTCTCGGATCTGGACATTGACACTGGTCGAAGAGACACGGATCTGGATCGGGTTCGAGCCGAGACTACCGCTGAGCGGGAGTACATTGCATCCAGAAACTTCTTCTACCGGGTCTACAAGTTCTGGTGTTAA